From one Perca fluviatilis chromosome 10, GENO_Pfluv_1.0, whole genome shotgun sequence genomic stretch:
- the ssrp1a gene encoding FACT complex subunit SSRP1a isoform X1 — protein sequence MGDTLEFSDIYQEVKGSWNDGRLRFSKQNVVYKSSKTGKVDSIQAGELNLAQWRRVCLGHGIKLGTSSGHVYKYDGFRDTDFEKISEFFKANYKVELTEKDMCVKGWNWGTAKFSGPLLSFEVNDSTAFEVPLSNVSQCATGKNEVTLEFHQNDDTEVSLMEVRFYVPPSQSDERQDPVEAFAENVLSKADVIQATGDAVCIFKELQCLTPRGRYDIRIYPTFLHLHGKTFDYKIPYTTVLRLFLLPHKDQRQMFFVISLDPPIKQGQTRYHFLILLFSKEEDLSLTLNMSEEDVERRFEGKLSKNMSGSLYEMVSRVMKALVNRKITVPGNFQGHSGAQCITCSYKASSGLLYPLERGFIYVHKPPVHLRFEEISCVNFARGTTTTRSFDFEIETKQGNQYTFSSIEREEYGKLFDFVNAKKLNIKNRGFKEKKGMKGKIDEYSDSDDDQHDAYLERMKAEGKIREEGNDSEESDGESDESFNPGEEDDDIAEEYDSNASASDSSEDGDDSDDASEKKKAKKPKVVKEKKERKPRKEKKQKETGGPKRPMSAYMLWLNSSRERIKSENPGISITEISKKAGEMWRQLGKDEKEEWDTKAGEAKRNYEKAKQEFKESGGGATSSSKKESRKSGGKKEEKKRKSASADKDRERGGGNDSFKSKEFIETSESSSDSDHKSKSKRKKESDDEEEEAVSTPASSEEESD from the exons ATGGGAGACACACTGGAGTTCAGCGACATTTACCAGGAAGTCAAAGGCTCCTGG AATGACGGGCGGCTGCGTTTCAGCAAGCAAAATGTGGTTTATAAGAGCAGCAAGACTGGGAAGGTGGACAGCATCCAGGCTGGTGAGCTCAACCTGGCCCAGTGGAGACGAGTGTGTTTAGGTCACGGCATCAAGCTGGGCACCAGCTCAGGACATGTCTACAAATATGACGGCTTCAGGGACACG GACTTTGAGAAGATCTCTGAGTTTTTCAAGGCCAACTACAAGGTGGAGCTGACGGAGAAAGACATGTGTGTGAAGGGATGGAACTGGGGAACAGCCAAGTTCTCAG GACCGCTGTTATCATTTGAAGTAAATGACAGTACAGCATTCGAGGTCCCGCTGTCCAACGTGTCCCAGTGCGCCACAGGGAAGAATGAAGTCACTCTGGAGTTTCACCAGAACGACGACACAGAGGTCTCCCTCATGGAGGTCCGATTCTACGTCCCGCCCAGCCAGTCTGATGAACGACAAGACCCTGTGGAG GCGTTTGCTGAAAATGTGTTGTCTAAGGCTGATGTGATCCAGGCCACAGGAGACGCTGTGTGTATTTTCAAAGAGCTGCAGTGTCTTACACCCAGAGGAAG ATACGACATCCGTATCTACCCAACTTTCCTTCACCTCCATGGTAAGACCTTTGACTACAAGATTCCCTATACCACCGTCCTCCGTCTATTCCTGTTGCCACACAAGGATCAGAGGCAGATGTTCTTTGTG ATCAGTCTGGATCCTCCCATCAAGCAGGGTCAGACGCGTTATCACTTTCTCATCCTGCTCTTCTCCAAGGAAGAGGACCTTAGCCTCACCCTCAACATGAGCGA GGAGGATGTGGAGCGCCGCTTTGAGGGCAAACTCAGTAAAAACATGTCAGGGTCTCTGTATGAGATGGTCAGCAGGGTGATGAAGGCCCTGGTCAACCGCAAGATCACTGTACCTGGAAACTTCCAGGG TCACTCTGGAGCTCAGTGCATTACCTGCTCCTACAAGGCGTCCTCGGGCCTCCTCTATCCCCTGGAGAGGGGCTTCATCTATGTCCACAAGCCCCCCGTGCACCTGCGCTTTGAGGAGATCTCCTGCGTCAATTTCGCCCGAGGCACCACCACAACGCGATCCTTCGACTTTGAGATCGAAACCAAGCAGGGAAATCAGTACACCTTCAGCAGCATTGAGAG agAGGAGTACGGAAAACTGTTTGACTTTGTTAACGCCAAGAAGCTCAACATCAAGAACAGAGGGTTCAAAGAA AAGAAG GGCATGAAGGGTAAGATTGACGAGTACAGTGACTCGGACGACGACCAGCACGACGCCTACCTGGAGAGGATGAAGGCTGAGGGCAAGATCAGAGAGGAGGGCAACGACAGCGAGGAGTCAGATGGCGAAAGCG ATGAGTCGTTTAATCCCGGAGAAGAAGATGATGACATTGCAGAAGA GTACGACAGCAATGCCTCAGCGAGCGACAGCAGCGAAGACGGGGACGATAGCGATGATGCGAGCGAGAAGAAGAAGGCCAAGAAACCCAAAGTGGTgaaggagaaaaaagagaggaaaccACGCAAAGAG AAGAAGCAGAAAGAAACCGGCGGTCCCAAGAGGCCGATGAGTGCCTACATGCTGTGGCTCAACTCCAGCCGCGAGCGAATCAAGTCAGAGAACCCGGGCATCTCCATCACAGAGATTTCCAAGAAGGCCGGAGAGATGTGGAGACAACTAGGCAAAGACGAGAAGGAG GAGTGGGACACAAAGGCTGGAGAGGCAAAGAGGAATTATGAAAAAGCAAAGCAAGAGTTCAAAGAGAGCGGTGGAGGAGCAACCTCCAGTTCCAAAAA GGAGAGTAGAAAATCTGGAGgtaagaaggaggagaagaagaggaagtcTGCCAGTGCAGACAAGGACAGGGAGCGGGGAGGAGGCAACGACAGCTTCAAAAGTAAAGAGTTCATCGAGACCAGCGAGAGTTCATCAGACTCTGACCATAAGAGCAAGTCCAAGAGGAAGAAG GAatctgatgatgaggaggaagaggctgTGTCCACACCTGCCAGCTCAGAGGAAGAGTCtgactaa
- the ssrp1a gene encoding FACT complex subunit SSRP1a isoform X2, translating to MGDTLEFSDIYQEVKGSWNDGRLRFSKQNVVYKSSKTGKVDSIQAGELNLAQWRRVCLGHGIKLGTSSGHVYKYDGFRDTDFEKISEFFKANYKVELTEKDMCVKGWNWGTAKFSGPLLSFEVNDSTAFEVPLSNVSQCATGKNEVTLEFHQNDDTEVSLMEVRFYVPPSQSDERQDPVEAFAENVLSKADVIQATGDAVCIFKELQCLTPRGRYDIRIYPTFLHLHGKTFDYKIPYTTVLRLFLLPHKDQRQMFFVISLDPPIKQGQTRYHFLILLFSKEEDLSLTLNMSEEDVERRFEGKLSKNMSGSLYEMVSRVMKALVNRKITVPGNFQGHSGAQCITCSYKASSGLLYPLERGFIYVHKPPVHLRFEEISCVNFARGTTTTRSFDFEIETKQGNQYTFSSIEREEYGKLFDFVNAKKLNIKNRGFKEGMKGKIDEYSDSDDDQHDAYLERMKAEGKIREEGNDSEESDGESDESFNPGEEDDDIAEEYDSNASASDSSEDGDDSDDASEKKKAKKPKVVKEKKERKPRKEKKQKETGGPKRPMSAYMLWLNSSRERIKSENPGISITEISKKAGEMWRQLGKDEKEEWDTKAGEAKRNYEKAKQEFKESGGGATSSSKKESRKSGGKKEEKKRKSASADKDRERGGGNDSFKSKEFIETSESSSDSDHKSKSKRKKESDDEEEEAVSTPASSEEESD from the exons ATGGGAGACACACTGGAGTTCAGCGACATTTACCAGGAAGTCAAAGGCTCCTGG AATGACGGGCGGCTGCGTTTCAGCAAGCAAAATGTGGTTTATAAGAGCAGCAAGACTGGGAAGGTGGACAGCATCCAGGCTGGTGAGCTCAACCTGGCCCAGTGGAGACGAGTGTGTTTAGGTCACGGCATCAAGCTGGGCACCAGCTCAGGACATGTCTACAAATATGACGGCTTCAGGGACACG GACTTTGAGAAGATCTCTGAGTTTTTCAAGGCCAACTACAAGGTGGAGCTGACGGAGAAAGACATGTGTGTGAAGGGATGGAACTGGGGAACAGCCAAGTTCTCAG GACCGCTGTTATCATTTGAAGTAAATGACAGTACAGCATTCGAGGTCCCGCTGTCCAACGTGTCCCAGTGCGCCACAGGGAAGAATGAAGTCACTCTGGAGTTTCACCAGAACGACGACACAGAGGTCTCCCTCATGGAGGTCCGATTCTACGTCCCGCCCAGCCAGTCTGATGAACGACAAGACCCTGTGGAG GCGTTTGCTGAAAATGTGTTGTCTAAGGCTGATGTGATCCAGGCCACAGGAGACGCTGTGTGTATTTTCAAAGAGCTGCAGTGTCTTACACCCAGAGGAAG ATACGACATCCGTATCTACCCAACTTTCCTTCACCTCCATGGTAAGACCTTTGACTACAAGATTCCCTATACCACCGTCCTCCGTCTATTCCTGTTGCCACACAAGGATCAGAGGCAGATGTTCTTTGTG ATCAGTCTGGATCCTCCCATCAAGCAGGGTCAGACGCGTTATCACTTTCTCATCCTGCTCTTCTCCAAGGAAGAGGACCTTAGCCTCACCCTCAACATGAGCGA GGAGGATGTGGAGCGCCGCTTTGAGGGCAAACTCAGTAAAAACATGTCAGGGTCTCTGTATGAGATGGTCAGCAGGGTGATGAAGGCCCTGGTCAACCGCAAGATCACTGTACCTGGAAACTTCCAGGG TCACTCTGGAGCTCAGTGCATTACCTGCTCCTACAAGGCGTCCTCGGGCCTCCTCTATCCCCTGGAGAGGGGCTTCATCTATGTCCACAAGCCCCCCGTGCACCTGCGCTTTGAGGAGATCTCCTGCGTCAATTTCGCCCGAGGCACCACCACAACGCGATCCTTCGACTTTGAGATCGAAACCAAGCAGGGAAATCAGTACACCTTCAGCAGCATTGAGAG agAGGAGTACGGAAAACTGTTTGACTTTGTTAACGCCAAGAAGCTCAACATCAAGAACAGAGGGTTCAAAGAA GGCATGAAGGGTAAGATTGACGAGTACAGTGACTCGGACGACGACCAGCACGACGCCTACCTGGAGAGGATGAAGGCTGAGGGCAAGATCAGAGAGGAGGGCAACGACAGCGAGGAGTCAGATGGCGAAAGCG ATGAGTCGTTTAATCCCGGAGAAGAAGATGATGACATTGCAGAAGA GTACGACAGCAATGCCTCAGCGAGCGACAGCAGCGAAGACGGGGACGATAGCGATGATGCGAGCGAGAAGAAGAAGGCCAAGAAACCCAAAGTGGTgaaggagaaaaaagagaggaaaccACGCAAAGAG AAGAAGCAGAAAGAAACCGGCGGTCCCAAGAGGCCGATGAGTGCCTACATGCTGTGGCTCAACTCCAGCCGCGAGCGAATCAAGTCAGAGAACCCGGGCATCTCCATCACAGAGATTTCCAAGAAGGCCGGAGAGATGTGGAGACAACTAGGCAAAGACGAGAAGGAG GAGTGGGACACAAAGGCTGGAGAGGCAAAGAGGAATTATGAAAAAGCAAAGCAAGAGTTCAAAGAGAGCGGTGGAGGAGCAACCTCCAGTTCCAAAAA GGAGAGTAGAAAATCTGGAGgtaagaaggaggagaagaagaggaagtcTGCCAGTGCAGACAAGGACAGGGAGCGGGGAGGAGGCAACGACAGCTTCAAAAGTAAAGAGTTCATCGAGACCAGCGAGAGTTCATCAGACTCTGACCATAAGAGCAAGTCCAAGAGGAAGAAG GAatctgatgatgaggaggaagaggctgTGTCCACACCTGCCAGCTCAGAGGAAGAGTCtgactaa